The window GGTTTCAGATTTCGAAACCGCATCACATAAAACGCATCGCGATATAGCTTTTGCCACGGAACCGGACGCAAGCCGCTATAGGATGATCGCGTCTGACGAACCCTCGATAACCGAAACAACCCCAAAACCCAAGAGAGCAATACTTCCAGCAATGATCCCATCTCCAACGGCAATGACCCCTTCGAGCGAATTCCAGCCGATTGTTAGATAGGCTAGCAAAAGACCTCGACGCTCGACGTCAATTCGCGGATCGTTCACACTTTTGCTTTTAACGGCGCATTCATAGATTGGTCTTCTTGATTTCGGCGTTGTTCGTACATTGCTAACAAAAACAAGGCAGCTCTAAATTCAAACGTTTGGGTATTTTGGGTATAGGTCCAGATCTGCCATCAAGTGCTTGCCGCTGGGTCAAGAGGAATAGTCAGTGAAAAAGTGGTTAGATGAGTAGTACATTTTGCCGTTAAGTGCCCGCCATGTTGAGTAGCGATTTTATGGGCAATTGAAAGGCCGAGTCCTACCCCTTTATCCTTTGTCGTGTAGAACGGGTCGAAGATCTTTGAGAGATTTGATGGGTCAATGCCGGAACCCGAATCGGTGACCTCGACAACAAAATTATTGTCTTCCTGAAAAGTTCTAAACGTAATGGTCTGTTCTGCTCCGTTTGACTGGGACATGGCTTGCAGAGCGTTGATCGCAAGATTTAGTACAACCTGCTTTATCTGCTCCGCATCGACAAGAATCAGCGGAATATTATTCTGCAAATCTCTAATGACTGCAACTGACTGTGACGCAGCCTGGTTCCCGATCAAACCTGTGATTGAGTCCACGATTTCGTTAAGATCAGTTGGCGTTTTAGACGGTGCGTTGGGTCGTGCGAATCGTAAAAACTCACCTACCAGCCGATCTAACCTATCTATTTCACCTTTTGCAAGACCAACGAACTCACGCCGAGGACTGTCAACCATTAGCTCGTCCTCTAATATTTCGATGGCTCCTTTTATCGACGCGAGCGGGTTTCGGACCTCATGAACGATGCCGGCCGAAAGTTCTCCAAGCGACGCCAGTTTCTCTGCTTGGAGCAGCTGTTGAAAGGTTGTTTGCAGCTCGTCGTAGGCTTTTCTCTTTTCCTCCGCATTTCTTTCAGCCCGTTCCCTGGATTTTCGGAGTCGGTCGCCCAGAGCTCCCATTATTCCGCCAACGAGATTGAAGATAACTATCTCGGCATATTGATTTATAGAATAATCGAAGTGCCCATGCTGCCAGTGTAAATAAATATGCGGGGAGTAAATGATGGTTGTAAAAAGAGATGCCGCGAGCCCGCCTCTAAGACCAAATATCAAAGCGGCAGCTATGATCGGTACGTAGTAGATCCGCTGATATATCTCGTGCCAAACGATCTGATCGGTAGGCGTGAGAAAGTGAAGGACCGTAATTAGGATAATCACCACTGCAATGACGATCCATACATACAGGCGGTTTCGAGAGGAGATGATATTGAAGGTCTGCGTATCCATCTAGTCGTCCGAAATGCTGGAACCCGACTCGTCTAAATCGTACTTCTGAATCCGATATATAAGTGCGCTTCGAGTAATACCTAAATATTTTGATGTTTGTGACTGATTTCCGCCATGCCTGAGAAGCGAGCTACGTATGATTT is drawn from Acidobacteriota bacterium and contains these coding sequences:
- a CDS encoding GHKL domain-containing protein; translation: MDTQTFNIISSRNRLYVWIVIAVVIILITVLHFLTPTDQIVWHEIYQRIYYVPIIAAALIFGLRGGLAASLFTTIIYSPHIYLHWQHGHFDYSINQYAEIVIFNLVGGIMGALGDRLRKSRERAERNAEEKRKAYDELQTTFQQLLQAEKLASLGELSAGIVHEVRNPLASIKGAIEILEDELMVDSPRREFVGLAKGEIDRLDRLVGEFLRFARPNAPSKTPTDLNEIVDSITGLIGNQAASQSVAVIRDLQNNIPLILVDAEQIKQVVLNLAINALQAMSQSNGAEQTITFRTFQEDNNFVVEVTDSGSGIDPSNLSKIFDPFYTTKDKGVGLGLSIAHKIATQHGGHLTAKCTTHLTTFSLTIPLDPAAST